A single window of Ictalurus furcatus strain D&B chromosome 3, Billie_1.0, whole genome shotgun sequence DNA harbors:
- the eif3s10 gene encoding eukaryotic translation initiation factor 3 subunit A isoform X3 gives MPAYFQRPENALKRANEFLEVGKKQPALDVLYDVIKSKKHRTWQKIHEPIMLKYLELCVDLRKSHLAKEGLYQYKNICQQVNIKSLEDVVRAYLKLAEEKTETAKEESQQMVLDIEDLDNIQTPESVLLSAVSGEDTQDRTDRLLLTPWVKFLWESYRQCLDLLRNNSKVERLYHDIAQQAFKFCLQYTRKAEFRKLCDNLRMHLGQIQRHHNQSTAINLNNPESQSMHLETRLVQLDSAISMELWQEAFKAVEDIHGLFALSKKPPKPQLMANYYNKVSTVFWKSGNALFHASTLHRLYHLSREMRKNLTQEEMQRMSTRVLLATLSIPITPERTDIARLLDMDGIIVEKHRRLATLLGLQSPPTRQSLINDMVRFNLLQYIVSDVKELYNWLEVEFHPLKLCGRVTKVLNWVRDQAEKEPDLQHYVPHLQSNTILRLLQQVAQIYQSIEFSRLASLVPFVDAFQLERSIVDAARHCDLQVRIDHTSRTLSFGSDLNYSTKEDAPVGPFLQNMPSEQIRNQLTAMSSAMAKAIQIIKPASILQEREEQSQQAITAYLKNARKEHQRILARRQTIEERKERLESLNIQREKEELEQREAELQKVRKAEEERLRQEAKEREKERIMQEHEQIKKKTVRERLEQIKKTELGAKAFKDIDIEDLEELDPDFIMAKQVEQLEKEKKELQERLKNQEKKIDYFERAKRLEEIPMIKKAYEEQRIKDMELWELQEEERISNMKVEREKALEHKKRMSRMIEDKENFVSKITAARSFIYEEKLKQFQERLVEERKQRLEERKKQRKEERRNSFYRQKEEEAQRIREEQLKKEREERERQEQEQREEEEREYQERLRKLEEQERKQRARQQEIEERERRKEEEMRRPPEEKPSKQDWGEKEEGGGWRRRTETNDSEWRRPVPDKDWRQEGREEPEREEREPSFRRSGESSRRGPSDDRGLRRGFDDDRGPRRGGFDDDRGPRRGGFDDDRGPRRGGFDDDRGPRRGGFDDDRGPRRGGFDDERGPRRGGFDDERGPRRGTDEDRGPRRGFDDDRGPRRGLDEPKGSRRGADDDWGPRRGGSGDDERGGGGRRGGDDPRPWKPLGKPAGGWREREKAREESWGPPRNAGTRDDDDGENDEDENREGERFRERRPPREEGVWRKGGSDEPSSWRDSRRDDFDRDDRRERRDLRDRRDDRDRDRPLPRDPDDGGSWRRGGEDRRDERKDDAPPRPRERDGERSSWRTEKEKDNPRRTKNETDDDGWTTVRR, from the exons AACATTCAGACCCCAGAGAG CGTGCTGCTGAGTGCTGTGAGTGGAGAGGACACTCAGGACCGTACTGATCGTCTGCTGCTCACTCCTTGGGTCAAATTCCTGTGGGAGTCGTATCGCCAGTGTCTGGACCTGCTGAGGAACAACTCCAAAGTGGAGCGTCTGTACCATGACATCGCGCAGCAAG CTTTCAAGTTCTGCTTGCAGTACACCCGCAAGGCCGAGTTCCGTAAGCTGTGCGATAACCTACGCATGCACCTGGGTCAGATCCAGAGGCACCACAACCAGAGCACGGCCATCAACCTGAACAACCCCGAGAGCCAGTCGATGCACTTGGAGACTCGTTTGGTGCAGCTGGACAGCGCCATCAGCATGGAGCTCTGGCAG GAAGCTTTCAAGGCAGTCGAGGATATCCATGGACTGTTTGCCCTCTCGAAGAAGCCCCCCAAGCCCCAGCTAATGGCCAACTACTACAACAAGGTGTCCACGGTGTTCTGGAAGTCGGGTAACGCTCTGTTCCACGCCAGCACGCTGCACCGCCTCTACCATCTCTCCAGAGAAATGAGGAAGAACCTCACCCAGGAGGAAATGCAGAG GATGTCGACTCGTGTGCTTTTGGCCACTCTGTCCATCCCTATAACCCCGGAGCGTACTGATATCGCCCGCCTGTTGGATATGGACGGGATTATTGTGGAGAAGCACCGCAGACTGGCCACTTTGCTTGGCCTGCAGTCGCCACCCACTCGCCAGAGCCTCATCAACGATATG GTGCGGTTCAATCTTCTCCAGTACATCGTCTCTGACGTCAAGGAGCTGTACAACTGGCTGGAGGTGGAATTCCATCCCCTCAAACTGTGTGGACGGGTCACCAAG GTGCTGAACTGGGTGAGGGATCAGGCCGAGAAGGAGCCTGACCTGCAGCATTACGTTCCTCACTTACAGAGCAACACCATTCTTAGACTTCTGCAGCAG GTGGCTCAGATCTATCAGAGCATCGAGTTCAGCAGGCTGGCCTCTCTGGTGCCGTTTGTGGATGCCTTCCAGCTGGAGCGCTCCATCGTTGATGCTGCACGTCACTGTGACCTGCAG GTGCGTATTGACCATACGTCCCGAACACTAAGCTTTGGCTCGGATCTGAACTACTCGACTAAAGAGGACGCCCCCGTGGGACCGTTCCTGCAGAACATGCCTTCTGAACAGATCCGTAACCAGCTCACGGCCATGTCCTCCGCTATGGCCAAGGCCATTCAGATCATCAAACCGGCCTCCATTCTG CAAGAACGGGAGGAGCAGAGTCAGCAGGCCATCACTGCCTACCTTAAAAACGCTCGTAAGGAGCACCAGCGCATCCTGGCTCGTCGCCAGACCATCGAGGAGCGCAAGGAGCGTCTGGAGAGCCTGAACATCCAGCGTGAGAAGGAGGAGCTGGAGCAGCGCGAGGCCGAGCTCCAGAAGGTGCGCAAAGCCGAGGAGGAGCGCCTGCGCCAAGAGGccaaggagagggagaaggagcgCATCATGCAGGAGCACGAGCAGATCAAGAAGAAGACCGTGCGCGAGCGCCTCGAGCAAATCAAGAAGACCGAGCTGGGAGCCAAAGCGTTTAAAGACATCGACATTGAG GATCTGGAGGAGTTGGACCCTGATTTCATCATGGCCAAACAGGTGGAGCAGctggagaaagagaagaaagagctGCAGGAACGCTTAAAGAATCAGGAAAAGAAG atcGACTACTTTGAAAGGGCGAAGCGTTTGGAGGAAATCCCCATGATTAAAAAAGCCTACGAGGAACAGCGCATCAAAGATATGGAGCTGTGGGAGCTCCAGGAGGAGGAGAGG ATCAGCAACATGAAAGTGGAGCGTGAGAAGGCTCTCGAGCACAAAAAGAGGATGTCCAGGATGATTGAGGATAAGGAGAACTTCGTATCTAAAATAACAGCTGCCCGAAGTTTCATCTACGAG gaaaaactGAAGCAGTTCCAGGAGCGCTTGGTCGAGGAGAGGAAGCAGCGCCTCGAAGAGCGCAAGAAACAGCGCAAGGAGGAGCGACGAAACTCCTTCTATCGCCAGAAAGAGGAGGAGGCCCAGAGGATCCGGGAGGAACAGCTGAAAAAGG AGCGTGAGGAGCGCGAGCGTCAGGAGCAGGagcagagggaggaggaggagcgcgAGTACCAGGAGCGCCTGCGCAAGCTAGAGGAGCAGGAGAGGAAGCAGCGTGCCAGGCAACAGGAAATCGAGGAGCGCGAACGGCGtaaggaggaggagatgagaAGGCCCCCGGAGGAGAAGCCCAgcaaa CAGGACTGGGGTGAAAAGGAAGAGGGCGGGGGGTGGAGGAGGCGTACAGAGACCAACGACTCGGAGTGGAGACGCCCCGTTCCTGACAA GGACTGGCGTCAGGAAGGGCGCGAAGAACCCGAGCGCGAGGAGCGTGAGCCATCCTTTAGAAGAAGCGGAGAGAGTTCCCGCCGTGGGCCTTCGGATGACCGAGGCCTTCGTAGGGGCTTTGATGACGATCGTGGTCCCAGGCGTGGTGGCTTTGATGACGATCGTGGTCCCAGGCGTGGTGGCTTTGATGACGACCGTGGTCCCAGGCGTGGTGGCTTTGATGACGATCGTGGTCCCAGGCGTGGTGGCTTTGATGACGACCGTGGTCCCAGGCGTGGTGGCTTTGATGACGAGCGCGGTCCCAGGCGAGGTGGCTTTGATGACGAGCGCGGCCCCAGACGCGGTACAGATGAGGATCGTGGACCGAGAAGGGGATTTGATGATGACCGTGGTCCCCGGCGCGGATTGGATGAGCCCAAAGGATCGAGACGTGGCGCTGATGATGACTGGGGTCCTAGGAGAGGCGGCAGTGGTGATgatgagagaggaggaggaggaaggagggGCGGTGATGACCCCAGGCCTTGGAAACCTTTGGGTAAACCAG CAGGTGgttggagagagagggagaaggccCGTGAGGAGAGCTGGGGTCCTCCGCGTAACGCTGGTACTCGTGATGATGACGATGGCGAAAACGATGAAGACGAGAATCGTGAGGGAGAGCGTTTCCGAGAGCGGCGTCCTCCCAG ggaGGAGGGAGTCTGGAGGAAAGGCGGATCTGATGAACCCAGCAGTTGGCGTGACAGTCGACGTGACGACTTTGATCGCGACGATCGGCGTGAACGCCGTGACCTCAGAGATCGCAGGGATGACCGTGATCGTGACAGGCCCTTGCCCCGGGACCCTGATGATG GCGGATCGTGGCGCCGTGGAGGAGAAGACCGCCGAGACGAACGCAAGGATGACGCTCCGCCAAGACCACGTGAGCGCGATGGGGAAAGAAGTTCCTGGcgcacagagaaagaaaaggacaaCCCACGCCGCACCAAGAACGAGACGGACGACGACGGCTGGACCACAGTGCGCCGCTAA
- the eif3s10 gene encoding eukaryotic translation initiation factor 3 subunit A isoform X1 has product MPAYFQRPENALKRANEFLEVGKKQPALDVLYDVIKSKKHRTWQKIHEPIMLKYLELCVDLRKSHLAKEGLYQYKNICQQVNIKSLEDVVRAYLKLAEEKTETAKEESQQMVLDIEDLDNIQTPESVLLSAVSGEDTQDRTDRLLLTPWVKFLWESYRQCLDLLRNNSKVERLYHDIAQQAFKFCLQYTRKAEFRKLCDNLRMHLGQIQRHHNQSTAINLNNPESQSMHLETRLVQLDSAISMELWQEAFKAVEDIHGLFALSKKPPKPQLMANYYNKVSTVFWKSGNALFHASTLHRLYHLSREMRKNLTQEEMQRMSTRVLLATLSIPITPERTDIARLLDMDGIIVEKHRRLATLLGLQSPPTRQSLINDMVRFNLLQYIVSDVKELYNWLEVEFHPLKLCGRVTKVLNWVRDQAEKEPDLQHYVPHLQSNTILRLLQQVAQIYQSIEFSRLASLVPFVDAFQLERSIVDAARHCDLQVRIDHTSRTLSFGSDLNYSTKEDAPVGPFLQNMPSEQIRNQLTAMSSAMAKAIQIIKPASILQEREEQSQQAITAYLKNARKEHQRILARRQTIEERKERLESLNIQREKEELEQREAELQKVRKAEEERLRQEAKEREKERIMQEHEQIKKKTVRERLEQIKKTELGAKAFKDIDIEDLEELDPDFIMAKQVEQLEKEKKELQERLKNQEKKIDYFERAKRLEEIPMIKKAYEEQRIKDMELWELQEEERISNMKVEREKALEHKKRMSRMIEDKENFVSKITAARSFIYEEKLKQFQERLVEERKQRLEERKKQRKEERRNSFYRQKEEEAQRIREEQLKKEREERERQEQEQREEEEREYQERLRKLEEQERKQRARQQEIEERERRKEEEMRRPPEEKPSKQDWGEKEEGGGWRRRTETNDSEWRRPVPDKDWRQEGREEPEREEREPSFRRSGESSRRGPSDDRGLRRGFDDDRGPRRGGFDDDRGPRRGGFDDDRGPRRGGFDDDRGPRRGGFDDDRGPRRGGFDDERGPRRGGFDDERGPRRGTDEDRGPRRGFDDDRGPRRGLDEPKGSRRGADDDWGPRRGGSGDDERGGGGRRGGDDPRPWKPLGKPETSPKAGGWREREKAREESWGPPRNAGTRDDDDGENDEDENREGERFRERRPPREEGVWRKGGSDEPSSWRDSRRDDFDRDDRRERRDLRDRRDDRDRDRPLPRDPDDGGSWRRGGEDRRDERKDDAPPRPRERDGERSSWRTEKEKDNPRRTKNETDDDGWTTVRR; this is encoded by the exons AACATTCAGACCCCAGAGAG CGTGCTGCTGAGTGCTGTGAGTGGAGAGGACACTCAGGACCGTACTGATCGTCTGCTGCTCACTCCTTGGGTCAAATTCCTGTGGGAGTCGTATCGCCAGTGTCTGGACCTGCTGAGGAACAACTCCAAAGTGGAGCGTCTGTACCATGACATCGCGCAGCAAG CTTTCAAGTTCTGCTTGCAGTACACCCGCAAGGCCGAGTTCCGTAAGCTGTGCGATAACCTACGCATGCACCTGGGTCAGATCCAGAGGCACCACAACCAGAGCACGGCCATCAACCTGAACAACCCCGAGAGCCAGTCGATGCACTTGGAGACTCGTTTGGTGCAGCTGGACAGCGCCATCAGCATGGAGCTCTGGCAG GAAGCTTTCAAGGCAGTCGAGGATATCCATGGACTGTTTGCCCTCTCGAAGAAGCCCCCCAAGCCCCAGCTAATGGCCAACTACTACAACAAGGTGTCCACGGTGTTCTGGAAGTCGGGTAACGCTCTGTTCCACGCCAGCACGCTGCACCGCCTCTACCATCTCTCCAGAGAAATGAGGAAGAACCTCACCCAGGAGGAAATGCAGAG GATGTCGACTCGTGTGCTTTTGGCCACTCTGTCCATCCCTATAACCCCGGAGCGTACTGATATCGCCCGCCTGTTGGATATGGACGGGATTATTGTGGAGAAGCACCGCAGACTGGCCACTTTGCTTGGCCTGCAGTCGCCACCCACTCGCCAGAGCCTCATCAACGATATG GTGCGGTTCAATCTTCTCCAGTACATCGTCTCTGACGTCAAGGAGCTGTACAACTGGCTGGAGGTGGAATTCCATCCCCTCAAACTGTGTGGACGGGTCACCAAG GTGCTGAACTGGGTGAGGGATCAGGCCGAGAAGGAGCCTGACCTGCAGCATTACGTTCCTCACTTACAGAGCAACACCATTCTTAGACTTCTGCAGCAG GTGGCTCAGATCTATCAGAGCATCGAGTTCAGCAGGCTGGCCTCTCTGGTGCCGTTTGTGGATGCCTTCCAGCTGGAGCGCTCCATCGTTGATGCTGCACGTCACTGTGACCTGCAG GTGCGTATTGACCATACGTCCCGAACACTAAGCTTTGGCTCGGATCTGAACTACTCGACTAAAGAGGACGCCCCCGTGGGACCGTTCCTGCAGAACATGCCTTCTGAACAGATCCGTAACCAGCTCACGGCCATGTCCTCCGCTATGGCCAAGGCCATTCAGATCATCAAACCGGCCTCCATTCTG CAAGAACGGGAGGAGCAGAGTCAGCAGGCCATCACTGCCTACCTTAAAAACGCTCGTAAGGAGCACCAGCGCATCCTGGCTCGTCGCCAGACCATCGAGGAGCGCAAGGAGCGTCTGGAGAGCCTGAACATCCAGCGTGAGAAGGAGGAGCTGGAGCAGCGCGAGGCCGAGCTCCAGAAGGTGCGCAAAGCCGAGGAGGAGCGCCTGCGCCAAGAGGccaaggagagggagaaggagcgCATCATGCAGGAGCACGAGCAGATCAAGAAGAAGACCGTGCGCGAGCGCCTCGAGCAAATCAAGAAGACCGAGCTGGGAGCCAAAGCGTTTAAAGACATCGACATTGAG GATCTGGAGGAGTTGGACCCTGATTTCATCATGGCCAAACAGGTGGAGCAGctggagaaagagaagaaagagctGCAGGAACGCTTAAAGAATCAGGAAAAGAAG atcGACTACTTTGAAAGGGCGAAGCGTTTGGAGGAAATCCCCATGATTAAAAAAGCCTACGAGGAACAGCGCATCAAAGATATGGAGCTGTGGGAGCTCCAGGAGGAGGAGAGG ATCAGCAACATGAAAGTGGAGCGTGAGAAGGCTCTCGAGCACAAAAAGAGGATGTCCAGGATGATTGAGGATAAGGAGAACTTCGTATCTAAAATAACAGCTGCCCGAAGTTTCATCTACGAG gaaaaactGAAGCAGTTCCAGGAGCGCTTGGTCGAGGAGAGGAAGCAGCGCCTCGAAGAGCGCAAGAAACAGCGCAAGGAGGAGCGACGAAACTCCTTCTATCGCCAGAAAGAGGAGGAGGCCCAGAGGATCCGGGAGGAACAGCTGAAAAAGG AGCGTGAGGAGCGCGAGCGTCAGGAGCAGGagcagagggaggaggaggagcgcgAGTACCAGGAGCGCCTGCGCAAGCTAGAGGAGCAGGAGAGGAAGCAGCGTGCCAGGCAACAGGAAATCGAGGAGCGCGAACGGCGtaaggaggaggagatgagaAGGCCCCCGGAGGAGAAGCCCAgcaaa CAGGACTGGGGTGAAAAGGAAGAGGGCGGGGGGTGGAGGAGGCGTACAGAGACCAACGACTCGGAGTGGAGACGCCCCGTTCCTGACAA GGACTGGCGTCAGGAAGGGCGCGAAGAACCCGAGCGCGAGGAGCGTGAGCCATCCTTTAGAAGAAGCGGAGAGAGTTCCCGCCGTGGGCCTTCGGATGACCGAGGCCTTCGTAGGGGCTTTGATGACGATCGTGGTCCCAGGCGTGGTGGCTTTGATGACGATCGTGGTCCCAGGCGTGGTGGCTTTGATGACGACCGTGGTCCCAGGCGTGGTGGCTTTGATGACGATCGTGGTCCCAGGCGTGGTGGCTTTGATGACGACCGTGGTCCCAGGCGTGGTGGCTTTGATGACGAGCGCGGTCCCAGGCGAGGTGGCTTTGATGACGAGCGCGGCCCCAGACGCGGTACAGATGAGGATCGTGGACCGAGAAGGGGATTTGATGATGACCGTGGTCCCCGGCGCGGATTGGATGAGCCCAAAGGATCGAGACGTGGCGCTGATGATGACTGGGGTCCTAGGAGAGGCGGCAGTGGTGATgatgagagaggaggaggaggaaggagggGCGGTGATGACCCCAGGCCTTGGAAACCTTTGGGTAAACCAG AAACCTCCCCCAAAGCAGGTGgttggagagagagggagaaggccCGTGAGGAGAGCTGGGGTCCTCCGCGTAACGCTGGTACTCGTGATGATGACGATGGCGAAAACGATGAAGACGAGAATCGTGAGGGAGAGCGTTTCCGAGAGCGGCGTCCTCCCAG ggaGGAGGGAGTCTGGAGGAAAGGCGGATCTGATGAACCCAGCAGTTGGCGTGACAGTCGACGTGACGACTTTGATCGCGACGATCGGCGTGAACGCCGTGACCTCAGAGATCGCAGGGATGACCGTGATCGTGACAGGCCCTTGCCCCGGGACCCTGATGATG GCGGATCGTGGCGCCGTGGAGGAGAAGACCGCCGAGACGAACGCAAGGATGACGCTCCGCCAAGACCACGTGAGCGCGATGGGGAAAGAAGTTCCTGGcgcacagagaaagaaaaggacaaCCCACGCCGCACCAAGAACGAGACGGACGACGACGGCTGGACCACAGTGCGCCGCTAA